Genomic window (Gadus chalcogrammus isolate NIFS_2021 chromosome 3, NIFS_Gcha_1.0, whole genome shotgun sequence):
GACTCCGTTCCAAAGGGCAAGTTTAAAGCAAGTGgggtaaaaataaaattgggATTAGGCCTGAAACTTGCCGGACCAAACCTTTTTTTCCTAAGCGGTGTAACACAGTGGTACCCGGCCTTAAAGTTTCAGAGTCGCGTTTAACTTTCCTGAGACCACCCATTGTATCCCGTTTCGAGTTGGTCTTCCCTGCTACAGAGACAACTCTGAAACAGTGTTGCAAGGCCAAACGTGAATTGGCACAAATTTTTCCCTCTCTACCTACTGTGACACTTATATTTAGCCTTTTCCACTGACTGAAAATGTAGGCAGGTAACTTCACACATTTGTAGCTTTGAAATCGGAGCAAACAGCGACTTCCCTTTGAATTGGCCTGCTCGTGGTGTTACTTGACCTGCTGTAGTTAAAGTCACATTTACACACCCTGCGGAAAGCGTTGCGGTAGCTGTTGTTCATCCACCCGTACAGGATCGGGTTGACACAGGTGGAGCACATGGCCATGATATGAAACACAGTGAAAAGCAGTTTGAAGTCTTTCAGATCCAGAACACTGCTGTCGATGTCAATGGCCAACTGGACCGCGTGGAACGGCAACCAAGTCACGGcgaacaccaccaccacggtcACCAGCATCTTCGTTGTCTTCCTCCGCCGTCTGTGGCGGTCGTTGCGACCTCCTGGGCTGCTGCTGTGCTTCTTCAACATGCTCCAGATGCGCAGGTAGGCGAAGGAGTTGACCGCCAGGGGGAGCCCGTACTGAACCAGCAGCATGCAGATGCTGTACATCATTCCGTCCATGCTGCTCCCGGGCCACTGCTCGGCGCACACCTCGATGCTCGCGCCGGGCGAGAGGTCCAACGTAACGTACTCCCGGAAGACGGCGAGCGGGCTGGCGAGCAGGGCGCTGACGGCCCACGTGGCGACGATAACCAGGGCGCACATGTCCTTGGACATCTTGGGCTCCAGGTGGTACACGATGCTCCTGTGGCGGTCGAGGGCGATGATGTTGAAGGTGATGGTGGACACGTGCACAGCCATGGCCTGCGCGCACGGCAGCACGAAGCACAGCACGCGGCCGAACTTCCACTCGCCGTAGAGGGTGTGCACGAGTGTGAAAGGGAGGCACAGGGTGTTCATGAACAAGTCGGACACGGCCAGGTTGACGATGAAGAAGTTGGTGACGGTCCGTAACGTTTTGAACTTGTAGACCACGTATATCACCAGCGCGTTGCCCACCACTCCGAACACTATGATGGTGATGTAGGCGAGGATGAGGACCACTTGCACCCCGAACAGCTGGGTGCTGTCCCCCACTCCCGCCAGGTGGTGGTCGTCCGGGGCAAGTGGAGTTCCTGCTGAAGAACATTGGTCGCAGGACTCTACGGCGTATTCAGGAGCTTCAATGTGTGTCCCATTGTGTGGAGGGACGGACTCCATCGCCATCTGTAGACGTCCCGAGTCATTCATTATTAGGAAGGCGGGCCAGTTGGATGATTACAGAAGTAGGACATCGCTGGGGAAACAAATGGAAATGAATATGATGTCAATCATTTCCTCTGGAAAAGCATTAGAAGACATCAATAAACCACATAATGgactgtaataataataataaatgataataaGCCACATGCAACTCTGGAAGTTAGCTAGGGAGAAGATGATTATGGGGATGAAAGCCACAAGGCCCTCGTGATAATGGACGATAGTGATGAGGTTAGAGCGGCACCGATTAGGCCTACATCACAATTTATGACACTGGAATAAATAAGTGGATAAAAGCTTCATGCAAAAGCAAATAGACCTAGATAGTCCTTCATTTGAGTCTTTTAGATAgtattttacttttacttataGCTCAAACAAAAGAATAACGACATTAATCATGGGTCTGATGGTTTTGTGGCGGTAGCTTACTGGATATTCTACCTATAGTAATATAGTATAATAATGGGCCAAACTGCAACTACCTGATTTACCTGAAAAGGCACAGAATAAAGGTTATGTCTGATACGGCTGAGAAACACAATTCAATCAAATCGAAGTAGGTCACATCATTGATGTGTAATTTAAAAATCGAGAACTCACCTtgatatgcaaaaaaaaaaacgaaaaaagggGAAAATAATCACGGCTAATTATCCCCTTTTTAAAATGTTGCTTCCGCTTGCATCTTTTCGCATCCCCGATTTCAAGTGACGTTAACAATGAAAAGTAGATCAGGACTCGCAACGGAAAGATAAACGAGTGGGAAAAACGCACCGCGGTTGAAGACTCCAATCAACGAGTCAGGAAATTCAGAGGGTCTGAGGCGCTCTGACTGATGGAGACGAGTGGGTGCGTCTGTGCCTGCGAGTGTTAGTGCGTGCgtcctgttctgtgtgtgtgtgtgtgtgtgtgtgtgtgtgtgtgtgtgtgtgtgtgtgtgtgtgtgtgtgtgtgtgtgtgtgtgtgtgtgtgtgtgtgtgtgtgtgtgtgtgtgtgtgtgtgtgtgtgtgtgtgtgtgtgcgtgtcgttgCACTTTTGTTGAGGTTATTGTTCAAATTAATTGACAAAGATTGTAGGCTACTTTAATTTACTCTGCTTGTTGTGGTAGCTTTGCTATGGGGCAAATCCGTATTCCCTGAGAGAGTAAAGTAATTACAGTCACAACGAGAGTCTATCGCACAATATAGAAGCATGTCGTTGATCCATATCCAATTATTGATATGCCACTAATTGGTCTCATAATTAGATTGCCACCAAGGCATCACGTGCTTCTTTGGTAATCGAGTTACCCAGTCCACTGGcctcgctcactctcttttttgtttgttatcagAAGGCCCACTTTTCTTTGATGAAAGCGGGCAGATGGTGAAACAGCAACCAGGGGCCCCCTGAATGAATCAACATGATCAAATTCCCGGGTATGGTCCCCATGTAATGCACTGAACCAGCGGTGGCTGCTGACCTTGTGCTGATGTCAACGTAAATTGTGAAGTGAGAAGCTTCTTGTCACTCTACATCTGTTCCCACCAACACACCAGCACACTAAAGCCAAATATAGTCTGAAGAGTGGGATGTGAATGTCCCCTTGCTGCTGGTGGAGGGTCAGCCAGTACGGCCTGTACAGCAGATGCTGGTcgcatcccataataacaaaCTCCTCCTCTAGCCACATGAACATTCTTTAAATTGTCCTTATAGTCTTTGAAAGGATGGATTTCTAGCCATACCTTTTGTTCAAtacctgtgttgtgttgtatacaTTGTACAAACATGATGCCCATGCATATATGTTGGACTGATGATAATTATGGTGGTTTGGTGTGGAATTTATAATGTATGTATGATATCCTAATATTTTTAACAGGTTTGCCATATTAATATCAATCCGCAACACACAAATTTGAGACAATTTGATTTTGTTTGGTTTTCACTCTTTGCTCTTCTCTTTGTCATCATTTTGTTGTATTGCTGTTTTCTACTGTTTCATTTACCAGTATCTCTCTGCTATTGTGttaaaataacttaaaaagcatcCTGGATCCGGGCCTGAGCATCACAATCACAATCTGAAACTCAGAAAAAACGTTGTTGACGAAACAGGATTGTGACGCCATTTTGCAACCGAAtattggggaaaaaaaaaaatttagcCAAGAGAACAGTGTCATTAATTAGCCTAGTAAGTAGACCACGCCCCTTTTCTGGTAGACACACCCTCATGTACTCAGGAATGAGGAAGTAAAAGGGGGACCATTGGATTGATGTTTGTTTGGTAAGAAAAATCACGGTATAGATATAGAGCATGATTTTGAAGTGAAATCAGGCAAAAGTTTCCCTCAGGTAAGTATACGGTTTTGTTCTGCAAACCTCTCCTATGCGTGACTCATTGAATCTCTGGATAGCTGAcgacaaaatgtatttaatgtctTGAAGTGGATTTCAGGTATGTAGGTGTTTTGGATGCTACTTTATGAATGTCACAGTGTGACATTCATAAAGCAGCATccaatattgttattatccaATATTGTCGACGGATCTGCAGTGTGACAGTCACACTGCAGATTCCGTCGACAATATTGGATATGCTCAGTTTTCTGTCTTCCTTTTTCATCCTTTTTCTGTGCTGCTATTTTCTACAGAATCATTAACCTGTACACCTCTTCTATAGTGTTGCATTTATTCAATACTATTAATTTGAGCATGACCCTGGTATCATAATGTCCTCTGCGGCCTCATCTGTACAAACCAACCGTTAGAAGGCACTCTCAATGTAcagccctaaaaaaaaaaaaattgatcgATAAGAGAAATGTAATATGTATGATAAGTTGAAAGATTAAGATAATATTTAGCGTTTTATAgcttatccccagagtaaatacgaaacatgggaaagcaggatctagttactatgcaacaaatagctggaacaAACTCCAAGGATTGAAGACTTGCCCAACTCTGACCaattttaaaacaagactgaagacttttatgtttgctttagctttctgctaaatcttaaatacattgcactttcaaaaAAAGTCCTTTTtaactttacctttattttctatttttaccagaggGATACATGATCTGAGAAAGGATAAGGGgttgagacccaagttctgtctgggttagagtcccagagaaaggaccaagttcctttaggtcgggttggagagaatgttgatctgatcttaaacgcattgcactttctaaaatgcttttttaattttgcctttattttctatctattttgcaattttttttgcatgttttctattaattaattttattgtatgacaatgtttatatgtgaagcactttgagtctgccttgtgtatgaaaagtgctacataaataaatttgccttgccttaaacCTGCACCATTTCAATTTACTTTTGCATCCAGTGGATTCAGTTGTAGCTACATTAATGCTTTATCGTTTTTAGATGATCATCTGTGATTTTCCCAAGGTGGGAAccacaataaaacaaatgatAGAGAAAAACTTCATGGATGGATTGACTCGTGAGTGTTGCTTCGATATTTATTTTAGAAAACTTTTATAGTCAAAATGTACCTGAGAAAAGAAGGTAAATTTGTctatgttgttttttgttggaaTAGTACGCGTGTCCCAGGTCCCCGggagcagtgcatacttccgcaatccaccagtgctcagcggccaagcctggtattacAGCTGttttagcgggctgtggacgggtccccaCCGAGGTccggaagtagatatcgccgttcACTCCAaaacaagtggggaacaggaatgtgtcccaAGTTGAAAAATTTCAACTATGCgccaatcaacgtgggcaccgcccacattcccacggcaccgtgtatataaggcggcgcaAACCACCGCCCATCcttccttttctttcagcaattTGTACTGATCAACGAAGAGATATGACTTCCAACGAAAAGATGACATATGGCAGCGGCGTGGGCGAGGCCACGGAccaacggcccttttcagggccactggaGAGCGCTCCTGTGAGGGCTGGcaggcccttttcagggcctcagtgcgcctcctgtcccgcttcCCTGGCGCCGGGTGACGGACACTGGGCGTGTTTCAGGTGCCTCGGCGCTGAACACGCCGCGGCTGCCTTGCTTGCCAGCGCCTCCTGCGCCGCCTGCCGcgcgctgcctgaagaggggctcctctccaggcatTTATTTTTCTCCCCGTCTGTGTATTTCGCTGAGGCCATCGACATCTTCGGGGCCGGAGTTCCGGACGCCCAGGACGCCGGCGAGCACTTCGAGGTTGACGACGTTGCCTCCTTGGACAACGTCTTTCCCGGCTCTGCGTCCGAGTTCTCCCGCCCCAGGGCTTCCACCGAAGCCACCATCGTCCCGGGGGAGAGACCGCGCCAGATGGCCGATCTCTTCGgtgagatcatgggtgaggcggcgacCATCAAGG
Coding sequences:
- the npy2r gene encoding neuropeptide Y receptor type 2, translated to MNDSGRLQMAMESVPPHNGTHIEAPEYAVESCDQCSSAGTPLAPDDHHLAGVGDSTQLFGVQVVLILAYITIIVFGVVGNALVIYVVYKFKTLRTVTNFFIVNLAVSDLFMNTLCLPFTLVHTLYGEWKFGRVLCFVLPCAQAMAVHVSTITFNIIALDRHRSIVYHLEPKMSKDMCALVIVATWAVSALLASPLAVFREYVTLDLSPGASIEVCAEQWPGSSMDGMMYSICMLLVQYGLPLAVNSFAYLRIWSMLKKHSSSPGGRNDRHRRRRKTTKMLVTVVVVFAVTWLPFHAVQLAIDIDSSVLDLKDFKLLFTVFHIMAMCSTCVNPILYGWMNNSYRNAFRRVCKCDFNYSRSSNTTSRPIQREVAVCSDFKATNV